A genomic stretch from Bacillus sp. E(2018) includes:
- a CDS encoding menaquinol-cytochrome c reductase cytochrome b/c subunit: MHRGKGMKFVGDSRVPAERKPNIPKDYSEFPGKTEAFWPNFLLKEWMVGAVFLIGYLILTIVHESPLEKKADPTDAGYIPLPDWYFLFLYQLLKYKYAAGDYVLIGTVIIPGLAFGALMLAPFLDKGLERRPSKRPIATGLMLLGLISVTYLTWESVVTHDWEKAKTQGKIVDVSFDENDPGYKIYQKQSCVGCHGNTLSGGASGPSLVGTGLKPEEIMKIAKEGKPPGMPPNAFKGSDKELKQLAEFISKLEKK, encoded by the coding sequence ATGCATCGCGGTAAAGGAATGAAGTTTGTCGGTGACTCTCGTGTCCCTGCTGAACGCAAGCCGAATATTCCTAAAGACTATTCGGAGTTTCCGGGAAAAACGGAAGCGTTCTGGCCAAACTTTCTTTTAAAAGAATGGATGGTAGGAGCCGTATTCTTAATCGGATACCTTATCCTAACAATCGTCCATGAATCTCCTTTAGAGAAAAAAGCAGATCCTACCGATGCTGGATATATTCCTCTACCAGACTGGTACTTCCTATTTTTATACCAGCTTCTGAAGTACAAGTATGCGGCAGGGGATTATGTTCTTATCGGTACTGTTATTATACCGGGTCTAGCATTTGGTGCGTTAATGCTTGCGCCATTCTTAGACAAAGGGTTGGAGCGACGTCCTTCTAAACGTCCGATCGCAACGGGATTAATGTTATTAGGTTTGATCTCAGTTACATATTTAACATGGGAATCCGTTGTAACGCACGATTGGGAAAAAGCGAAAACTCAAGGTAAGATCGTTGATGTAAGTTTTGATGAAAACGATCCTGGATACAAGATCTACCAAAAGCAGAGCTGCGTAGGCTGTCATGGTAACACGTTATCAGGTGGAGCATCAGGACCATCATTAGTTGGAACAGGTTTAAAACCTGAAGAGATCATGAAGATCGCTAAAGAAGGTAAGCCACCAGGCATGCCTCCGAATGCGTTCAAGGGTTCGGATAAAGAGCTAAAGCAATTAGCCGAATTTATCTCAAAACTAGAAAAGAAATAA
- a CDS encoding sporulation protein YpjB: MRRFRWALMVLCMVFGLAMPVLASNHTETKDWSEINELTSEIWELGKIERYEEAAGVLQFTSANIIHIEDVLSLRPEQKRLVEYTFRDAVSSLQNPEWSKEKKLNKLTEVRLLVDALQTDYEPLWKKTGLMMLEPFITMEKGISEDDSVAFHQAANLLLERYETVRPALMVDLEDEDLQKLDEHVSYVDTNRSQILTDSAHQKQLETAAADFEALFFAKKDNSEPSLFWLIFSIGGIISSTLAYVGWRKYKGDQQDGLRVPDKR; the protein is encoded by the coding sequence ATGAGAAGGTTTAGATGGGCATTGATGGTTCTTTGTATGGTTTTTGGACTCGCTATGCCAGTACTTGCATCAAATCATACAGAAACGAAGGATTGGTCTGAGATCAATGAGCTAACGAGTGAGATCTGGGAGCTTGGTAAGATAGAACGGTATGAAGAAGCTGCGGGTGTATTGCAGTTTACTTCGGCCAACATCATTCATATAGAAGATGTCTTGTCCTTGAGACCGGAACAGAAGCGTCTCGTTGAATATACGTTCAGAGATGCTGTGTCTTCTCTTCAGAATCCCGAATGGTCGAAAGAAAAAAAGTTAAACAAGCTCACAGAGGTTCGCTTATTAGTGGATGCCCTTCAGACTGACTATGAGCCGTTATGGAAAAAAACAGGGCTGATGATGTTAGAGCCTTTTATCACGATGGAAAAAGGAATAAGTGAAGATGATTCTGTGGCGTTTCATCAAGCTGCTAACCTTTTACTCGAACGGTACGAAACGGTCAGGCCGGCACTCATGGTCGACCTTGAAGATGAAGATCTTCAAAAGCTCGATGAACATGTTTCTTACGTGGATACGAATCGCAGTCAGATTCTTACGGATTCTGCCCATCAAAAACAGCTTGAAACAGCGGCTGCTGATTTTGAAGCACTGTTCTTCGCGAAAAAAGATAATTCAGAGCCATCGCTCTTTTGGCTAATATTTTCAATCGGTGGAATCATATCATCAACACTAGCTTACGTAGGATGGAGAAAATACAAAGGTGATCAGCAAGATGGATTAAGAGTACCGGATAAACGGTAA
- a CDS encoding YitT family protein: MTYPIKLKNILFILLGAAIFSFGIVHFNMTNNLAEGGFTGITLILYFLFSIDPSYSNLALNIPLFFVGWKLLGRNAFIYTIIGTVAVSVFLFIFQRFSFVTINLKEDMTLAALFAGVFIGVGLGIIFRFGGTTGGVDIIARLGHKFLGWSMGKTMFIFDFVVIAISLVYLDYKEAMYTLVAVFIGARVIDFMQEGAYAGKAVMIFSDKNTEIAADIIKELDRGATILNGKGSFTGNIREVLYCVIAKNEIVRIKQVIERIDPHAFVTVNDVHEVIGEGFTLDADKNPIGR; this comes from the coding sequence ATGACTTATCCAATCAAACTAAAAAATATTTTATTCATCTTACTTGGTGCAGCCATCTTTTCTTTTGGAATCGTTCATTTTAATATGACGAACAATTTGGCAGAAGGTGGTTTTACAGGGATCACACTTATTCTCTATTTTCTTTTCTCGATCGATCCTTCTTATTCTAACCTGGCACTTAACATTCCATTGTTCTTTGTCGGCTGGAAGTTGCTTGGAAGAAACGCCTTCATCTATACGATCATCGGAACAGTTGCCGTATCGGTATTTTTGTTTATCTTTCAACGCTTTTCATTTGTTACGATCAACCTTAAAGAAGATATGACACTCGCAGCATTATTTGCTGGTGTATTTATAGGAGTTGGACTAGGAATCATCTTCCGTTTTGGCGGAACGACTGGCGGTGTGGATATCATCGCAAGACTCGGTCATAAATTTTTAGGCTGGAGTATGGGTAAGACGATGTTCATCTTTGATTTCGTGGTTATCGCGATCTCTCTCGTCTACTTAGACTACAAAGAAGCGATGTACACTCTCGTTGCCGTATTCATCGGTGCCCGTGTGATCGATTTTATGCAAGAAGGCGCTTATGCTGGTAAAGCGGTCATGATCTTCTCGGATAAAAATACCGAGATCGCAGCAGACATCATCAAAGAATTAGATCGTGGTGCGACCATCTTAAACGGTAAAGGTTCGTTTACAGGAAATATACGTGAAGTATTGTACTGCGTAATCGCTAAGAACGAGATCGTTCGAATCAAGCAGGTGATCGAACGCATTGATCCGCATGCATTTGTTACAGTAAATGACGTTCATGAGGTTATCGGTGAAGGTTTTACCCTAGATGCCGATAAGAACCCAATAGGTAGATAA
- a CDS encoding zinc metallopeptidase: MGGFLIYFAILLIVPIWAQMRVKSTYKKYSKVSNSTGKTGAEVAREILDQNGLYSVQVEPVRGMLSDHYDPRSKVVRLSEDNYYGSSIAGAAVAAHEVGHAIQDAEGYAFLRFRHALVPVANIGSNFSFLLILGGMLLSSMNMFLLGIIFMSVAVLFQFVTLPVEFNASSRAMDQIVSTGLIRNNEERGARKVLNAAALTYVAGALVALLELARFIFMFLGMNQDD, encoded by the coding sequence ATGGGTGGATTTTTAATCTACTTCGCAATTTTGCTTATCGTTCCAATCTGGGCTCAGATGCGAGTGAAAAGCACGTACAAAAAGTATTCAAAAGTGAGTAACAGCACAGGTAAGACAGGTGCAGAAGTGGCAAGAGAGATTCTAGACCAAAATGGACTTTACAGTGTTCAGGTAGAGCCAGTCAGAGGCATGTTATCTGATCATTACGACCCTCGCAGTAAAGTAGTTCGTTTATCTGAAGATAACTATTACGGAAGTTCGATTGCAGGTGCAGCAGTTGCAGCCCATGAAGTAGGGCATGCGATTCAAGATGCAGAAGGTTATGCTTTCTTGCGCTTCAGACATGCGTTAGTTCCTGTAGCTAACATCGGATCTAACTTTTCGTTTCTATTGATTCTTGGTGGTATGCTTTTAAGCTCGATGAATATGTTCCTTCTAGGGATCATCTTCATGTCAGTAGCTGTATTGTTTCAGTTCGTTACACTGCCGGTTGAGTTTAATGCAAGCTCTCGTGCGATGGACCAGATCGTTTCAACGGGTCTGATCCGTAACAACGAAGAGCGAGGAGCTCGTAAAGTTCTAAATGCTGCTGCATTAACTTATGTAGCTGGTGCTCTTGTGGCGTTACTCGAACTAGCACGATTCATCTTCATGTTCTTAGGGATGAACCAAGACGATTAA
- the hisC gene encoding histidinol-phosphate transaminase produces the protein MQPKQQLLSLKPYKPGKPVEEVKRELGLERIVKLASNENPYGCSDLAKEKINEELSQLHVYPDGYSAELREKLSNQLQVKQEQIIFGNGSDEVVQILCRAYLSPETNTVMAAPTFPQYRHNAVIEGAEVREVQLIEGNHDLDAMLDAIDQDTRILWLCNPNNPTGNYIPESEFVSFMEKVPSDVVVVSDEAYYEYVSAADYPNTLDYLDKYPNLVILRTFSKAHGLAALRIGYGVAQSSIIQSIEPAREPFNTSRIAQAAAIGALEDDTFISECKEKNRKGLEMFYSFCDEKGLLYYPSEANFILLDVKSDADQAFDYLLRKGYIVRSGSALGFPTMVRVTIGEEEQNKEIIEHLGAYIDLVVEKVNK, from the coding sequence ATGCAGCCGAAACAGCAGTTGTTATCTTTAAAACCTTACAAACCAGGTAAACCAGTAGAAGAAGTGAAGCGTGAACTAGGTCTTGAAAGAATCGTGAAACTCGCTTCAAACGAGAACCCTTATGGATGTTCTGATCTTGCGAAAGAGAAAATAAATGAGGAGCTATCACAGCTACATGTATATCCTGATGGCTATTCAGCTGAGCTTAGAGAAAAGCTCTCAAACCAACTTCAAGTGAAACAGGAACAGATTATTTTCGGAAATGGATCAGATGAAGTTGTACAAATTCTTTGTCGTGCGTATCTTTCACCTGAAACCAATACCGTAATGGCAGCTCCTACTTTTCCACAATACAGACATAATGCTGTCATTGAAGGAGCTGAAGTGAGAGAGGTTCAGCTGATCGAAGGCAATCATGATCTAGATGCTATGCTTGATGCGATCGATCAAGATACGAGAATTCTCTGGCTTTGCAACCCGAACAACCCGACAGGAAACTATATTCCTGAGTCAGAATTTGTAAGCTTTATGGAAAAAGTTCCGTCTGATGTGGTCGTAGTAAGTGACGAAGCTTATTATGAATATGTGTCTGCTGCTGATTATCCAAACACACTCGATTACTTGGATAAGTATCCGAATCTAGTGATCTTAAGAACGTTCTCAAAAGCTCATGGACTAGCTGCGCTTCGAATTGGTTATGGAGTCGCACAGTCTTCTATCATCCAGTCGATCGAGCCTGCTAGAGAGCCTTTCAACACTTCTCGTATCGCTCAAGCTGCAGCGATAGGGGCATTGGAAGATGATACGTTTATTTCAGAGTGTAAAGAAAAGAACAGAAAAGGTCTAGAAATGTTCTATTCATTCTGTGATGAAAAAGGATTGTTGTACTATCCTTCTGAAGCAAACTTTATTTTGTTAGACGTTAAATCGGATGCTGATCAAGCGTTTGATTATCTTCTGCGAAAAGGTTACATCGTGCGTTCAGGAAGTGCTTTAGGTTTTCCGACCATGGTTCGAGTAACGATCGGTGAAGAAGAACAGAACAAAGAGATCATCGAACACTTAGGTGCGTACATCGACTTAGTAGTAGAGAAAGTAAATAAATAA
- a CDS encoding YpiF family protein: MKWKTKDADVFLKSGEYVDSILIPLTPVSFSHEFKSSVTMSEYTELLTSEIERQLHGRLFLSPNFTYVKNEGALDLLTSFIEHVKNSGHFKHIFLMTSDVYWKEFEQQLSGQLFWVPALPLETMDEKYKLEVIKEQVKPLFQLIFNDWQRSINS, encoded by the coding sequence ATGAAATGGAAAACAAAAGACGCAGATGTGTTCTTGAAATCTGGTGAGTATGTGGACTCCATCTTAATTCCGTTAACACCGGTCAGTTTCTCCCATGAGTTCAAATCGAGTGTGACGATGTCAGAGTATACAGAACTGTTAACGTCAGAGATCGAGCGTCAGCTACATGGCAGGTTGTTTTTATCACCTAATTTTACATATGTAAAGAATGAAGGGGCTCTTGATCTATTAACTAGTTTTATAGAGCACGTTAAAAACTCGGGGCATTTTAAACATATCTTTCTCATGACAAGTGATGTGTATTGGAAAGAGTTCGAACAGCAACTTTCGGGGCAATTATTCTGGGTTCCTGCACTGCCACTCGAAACCATGGACGAGAAGTATAAACTTGAAGTGATAAAAGAGCAGGTAAAACCGTTGTTTCAGCTCATTTTCAACGATTGGCAAAGAAGTATAAATTCGTAA
- a CDS encoding ubiquinol-cytochrome c reductase iron-sulfur subunit, protein MSKEDISRRQFLNYTLTGVGGFMAAGMLMPMVRFALDPILKEGTDQELVAVTSVEEIANEPKRFDFKIKQKDGWYESDVTQSAWVYKAKNGDFIALSPICKHLGCTVDWNTDPSHPNQFFCPCHLGRYTKDGTNVKGTAPLAPLDVYDSQVKDGKLYLGKAKPRKGA, encoded by the coding sequence ATGTCAAAGGAAGATATTTCAAGACGTCAGTTCTTAAACTACACATTAACTGGCGTAGGCGGATTTATGGCTGCCGGCATGCTTATGCCAATGGTCCGTTTCGCCCTTGATCCGATTTTGAAAGAGGGAACAGATCAAGAATTGGTAGCGGTTACGAGCGTGGAAGAGATCGCGAACGAACCTAAGCGTTTCGATTTTAAAATCAAACAAAAAGATGGCTGGTACGAGTCTGATGTCACTCAATCTGCCTGGGTTTATAAAGCGAAGAATGGTGATTTTATCGCACTTTCTCCGATCTGTAAACATCTAGGTTGTACGGTAGACTGGAATACAGATCCATCGCACCCTAACCAGTTCTTCTGTCCTTGCCACTTAGGCCGTTATACGAAGGATGGAACGAATGTTAAGGGAACTGCACCTCTTGCACCGCTTGATGTATATGACAGCCAGGTGAAAGATGGAAAGCTTTATTTAGGAAAGGCAAAACCAAGAAAGGGGGCGTAA
- a CDS encoding tetratricopeptide repeat protein translates to MNEIQDAIRLVEHGDVEKGMSLLNKIKQKAQDPEKFEIAEVYLNWGHTTEAMNLFNELLEKYPGDGELLVSIAECCLDEGMDEKAIEYLDQVSEADDEFLRALILQADLYESLGLTEVAERKLTEAHQKDQKHPVLAYALGDFYLRQGKFDSSLPLLKVAIDEKAEIEDVTLRYAEALSRAGKFEESLPYYRKGLDHHKDLYSLFGHGVTAFKAGEFKEAIASLEELKDMDPDYTTLYSVLSEAYEEEGALTEAYDVISEGLKRDEHNENIYLQAARLAYKLHNPDQGEEWVKQALEINPTRIEPLLRLGDQYIREERFEDLLSLYKSLAETKEEIPLMYWHLATANKETENYTEAAKWFEKASLLFTEDPVFLEEYAYFLIEEGEQKKAKTILQNLLNQSPERDDIEDVLNRLEDF, encoded by the coding sequence GTGAACGAAATCCAAGATGCAATCAGGCTCGTTGAACATGGTGACGTAGAAAAAGGAATGTCGCTTTTAAATAAAATAAAACAAAAAGCTCAAGACCCAGAAAAGTTTGAAATCGCCGAAGTTTATTTGAACTGGGGCCATACAACAGAAGCAATGAACCTTTTTAATGAGTTGCTAGAAAAGTACCCTGGGGACGGAGAACTGCTCGTTTCTATTGCAGAATGCTGCTTAGATGAAGGAATGGATGAGAAAGCGATCGAGTATTTAGATCAAGTAAGTGAAGCGGATGATGAATTTCTTAGAGCACTAATTCTTCAAGCAGATCTATATGAAAGTCTTGGACTTACAGAAGTAGCCGAACGTAAGCTTACAGAAGCGCATCAAAAGGACCAGAAACATCCTGTACTTGCATATGCTTTAGGTGATTTTTATTTAAGGCAAGGTAAATTCGATTCAAGTTTGCCACTATTAAAAGTAGCGATTGATGAAAAAGCTGAAATTGAAGATGTTACATTAAGATATGCAGAAGCACTGAGCAGAGCGGGCAAGTTTGAAGAATCACTTCCATACTACAGAAAAGGTCTGGATCACCATAAAGATCTTTACAGTCTATTCGGTCATGGAGTGACTGCCTTTAAAGCAGGTGAGTTTAAAGAAGCAATCGCAAGTCTTGAAGAACTAAAAGACATGGATCCTGATTATACGACGCTATATAGCGTGCTATCTGAAGCATATGAAGAAGAAGGCGCTCTAACAGAGGCGTATGATGTGATCTCTGAAGGATTAAAAAGAGATGAGCATAACGAAAACATCTATCTACAGGCTGCTAGGTTAGCTTATAAACTTCACAACCCGGATCAAGGTGAAGAGTGGGTAAAACAAGCACTTGAAATCAATCCAACACGGATTGAACCTCTGCTGAGATTAGGAGATCAGTACATTCGTGAAGAACGGTTTGAAGATCTTCTTAGTCTCTATAAGTCTCTAGCTGAAACGAAAGAAGAGATACCGCTCATGTACTGGCATCTAGCTACAGCAAATAAAGAAACCGAGAATTATACTGAGGCTGCAAAATGGTTCGAAAAAGCTTCTCTGTTGTTTACTGAGGACCCGGTGTTCTTAGAAGAGTATGCGTATTTCCTCATAGAGGAAGGAGAGCAGAAGAAAGCGAAGACTATTCTGCAGAATTTGTTGAACCAGAGCCCTGAACGAGACGATATTGAGGATGTTTTGAATCGCCTGGAAGATTTTTAA
- a CDS encoding ReoY family proteolytic degradation factor: MSSTVSVLEKKDFIKWFLNHYQLKKRECVWLLNYLVSDDQLMEKVHFVEKAEYCPKAIIMSTQCTDGVPFRFYKQNVLTTDAEKSFHDIRLNQEEEIYLELNFNASRLTPEYASVLEENPHMPQNMSMDKKYGIWAEMVLEKSIETYRKNDIMAKIDAALDQKDYDSFTKWTNELKNLEKQPS, translated from the coding sequence ATGAGCAGCACCGTTTCGGTCCTTGAAAAAAAGGATTTTATCAAATGGTTCCTTAATCATTATCAGTTAAAGAAGCGCGAATGTGTTTGGTTATTAAACTATTTAGTTAGTGATGACCAACTGATGGAGAAGGTACATTTTGTAGAGAAAGCTGAATATTGTCCAAAGGCCATAATCATGTCAACTCAATGCACAGACGGAGTTCCATTCCGTTTTTACAAGCAAAATGTTCTAACGACTGATGCCGAAAAATCATTTCATGACATCCGCTTGAACCAAGAAGAAGAGATCTATCTTGAACTTAATTTTAACGCATCACGTCTGACGCCCGAGTACGCTTCTGTATTAGAAGAAAATCCTCACATGCCTCAGAATATGTCGATGGACAAAAAATACGGCATATGGGCGGAAATGGTGTTAGAGAAGTCAATTGAAACGTACCGCAAGAATGATATTATGGCAAAAATTGATGCAGCACTAGACCAAAAGGATTATGACAGCTTTACAAAATGGACCAATGAACTAAAAAATTTAGAAAAACAGCCATCCTAG
- the qcrB gene encoding menaquinol-cytochrome c reductase cytochrome b subunit — MLQKIYDWVDERLDITPLWRDVADHEVPEHVNPAHHFSAFVYCFGGLTFFITVIQILSGMFLTMYYVPDIVNAWESVYYLQNEVAFGVIVRGMHHWGASLVIVMMFLHTLRVFFQGAYKKPRELNWVVGVLIFFVMLGLGFTGYLLPWDMKALFATKVGIEIAMTIPVVGPIAKTFLAGGEIIGAQTLTRFFAIHVFFLPAALLGLMGAHFLMIRKQGISGPL; from the coding sequence ATGCTACAAAAGATTTATGACTGGGTAGATGAGCGCCTGGATATTACGCCGCTTTGGAGAGATGTTGCAGACCATGAAGTACCAGAACACGTAAACCCCGCACATCATTTTTCTGCGTTCGTTTACTGTTTCGGTGGATTAACTTTCTTCATCACGGTTATCCAAATTCTTTCAGGTATGTTCTTAACGATGTACTATGTGCCTGATATCGTGAATGCTTGGGAATCCGTATATTACCTGCAAAATGAAGTGGCATTTGGAGTGATCGTACGCGGAATGCACCACTGGGGCGCGAGCCTTGTTATCGTAATGATGTTTCTACATACATTGCGCGTATTTTTCCAGGGAGCTTATAAGAAGCCAAGAGAATTAAACTGGGTTGTTGGAGTACTTATTTTCTTTGTTATGTTAGGTTTAGGTTTTACAGGTTATCTATTGCCTTGGGATATGAAAGCGCTATTTGCGACTAAAGTAGGGATTGAGATCGCTATGACGATTCCTGTCGTTGGTCCGATCGCGAAGACGTTCCTTGCCGGCGGAGAGATTATTGGAGCACAGACGCTCACGCGTTTCTTTGCGATACACGTATTCTTCCTTCCTGCAGCATTGTTAGGCTTGATGGGTGCCCATTTCTTAATGATCCGTAAACAAGGTATTTCCGGACCGTTGTAA
- a CDS encoding DUF1405 domain-containing protein, translating into MSWIRTIIMDRMFLLALLMINILGTIYGYYWYLYQLKETPWYFLPFVPDSPTASLFFVFVIIGFLRDKQNGLIEALAVATLFKYGIWAVGMNLGGALVGTPLDLINYMLIFSHLGMAVQGLLYAPFYKIKGWHVTVAALVLFHNEIIDYVFDMMPRYDILDPYQDMIGYLTFWLSALSIFIVWKMRKA; encoded by the coding sequence ATGTCCTGGATTCGAACGATCATCATGGATCGAATGTTTTTACTAGCACTTCTCATGATCAACATTTTAGGCACTATCTATGGTTATTATTGGTACCTTTACCAGCTCAAAGAGACGCCTTGGTACTTTTTGCCGTTCGTCCCTGATAGTCCGACAGCATCTTTGTTCTTTGTCTTTGTCATCATCGGTTTTTTAAGGGATAAACAGAATGGGCTGATCGAGGCATTGGCTGTTGCAACGCTTTTTAAGTATGGGATATGGGCTGTAGGAATGAACCTTGGTGGTGCCCTTGTTGGAACGCCACTTGATCTGATTAACTACATGCTTATTTTTTCACACCTCGGTATGGCGGTTCAAGGGCTGCTTTACGCTCCGTTTTATAAAATCAAGGGTTGGCACGTAACCGTGGCTGCACTCGTCCTATTTCATAACGAGATCATCGACTATGTGTTTGATATGATGCCGAGATATGACATTCTTGATCCGTATCAAGATATGATCGGTTATTTAACTTTTTGGTTGTCTGCGCTATCAATTTTCATTGTTTGGAAGATGAGAAAAGCGTAA